A single window of Corallincola holothuriorum DNA harbors:
- a CDS encoding starch-binding protein: protein MSISAQAAAEPRTAFVHLFEWQWKDIAIECEEELGPKGFSAVQVSPPNEHVQGDAWWTRYQPVSYKIDNSRSGTRAEFIDMINRCSAVGVEIYVDAVVNHMAGGGGTGTAGSSFSSPNTYPDYGAAQMHQNNCDITPEDYGTNAWRVRNCSIPGLPDLATEREDVRNTIAGYMNEMISLGVTGFRIDAAKHMEPADVEAIQAKLSAPVYIFQEVIDLGGEKISRDEYTGFADVTEFQYSAKIGDTFKNGQLSWLANFGSPWGFMADDKAVVFTDNHDNQRGHGAGGANVLTFKDGALYDLANVYMLAWPYGYPKVMSSYQFGDINDKVQTDMGPPGVPVHDGNNLNCFADQWKCEHRWRPIANMVSFRNFTAGSAVSNWWDNGGNQIAFGRSGKGFVVINREAGVINQSFATGMAAGTYCDVVNSDFDKDTGQCDGTEITVDAAGNASFTVAAFTASAIHVGASSTGICTDCGGFNWDNAYLRGTSNGWATTALAQNSETGLWEVNATFAADNPRFKITRFADWTEAYPVEDFLITEGAGDYLVTFNDATQAISATKQTVIVAPDPIDIAANSICYDNEAGFNTPTVHYWAAAPAGSLAASDWPGATMVALGDYYCHDFAVELSSVNVIFSDSGANQGAELNSTGQGCYQNGAWSTLEACNFKIVVPKIAPIADAGADITIYAGDTANFDGSASYDSDGDIVSWAWSNTLTGETTSRIYDTAGTYVVTLTVTDNDGLTATTQVTVTVITVPMNDNSTLYFKNSLGFNTPTAHLFDAVPVASVADTAWPGVTLASEGGDWYSHDFGTHVESVGVVFSNSGANQTLDQTFTHEAPCYQDGAWVTMEQCEFGQPKDYNYPEGRAIYFYNADGWATPTAYTWNETPAGSVVSDGWPGKALTEFGDNLYFLDISAAAVSSNVIFSDAGNNQTTDQVFTGANNCYKQGEWMTEEACGVPSPLSANGGGDRTVNVNGTVTLSADGSVGDIASYAWTSSAWGTLNGAQVTTPALTNEGDLSVTLTVTATDGRTATDSFTISVVDSGYGLASRPLLAAPLNFPTSGQVSNGNYGFENAFPNLEGLFGAAVLVLHDGFNDLLYVVDKPGRVYAFPNREDVTQLEVKTVLDIRGVVRDNHEQGLLGLAFDPDFANNGYFYVYYNYGLNDDSSDGGVYGDAILERWTMDNPANPTAAIAGSKAEVLRVPQFGPDHKGGMLQFHPTEGYLYLSIGDGAYGHSATQSFPEDPRTNNSPQETDNLRGSIIRIEVLDTPEAGKYYRVPGDNPFVGDPNVLDEIWSYGHRNPWRWAFDTVAPYTLWETEVGQQGYEEVNIIQPGQNYGWPICEGVINRGALGGDGTSNLDCNSDFVPPVGGFYHTGSSSIIGGFVYRGSNLPGLNGRFIFGDYNSKLIWSIAEGEEKVVLSDAFPENIASFGTGLDGSDLFITTYGVEFGDGSSRIYKAVDQNIEQAVVPAKLSQTGIFSDLAQRIPVSGVVAYELNSDAWFDGSIVRHYMAIPNDQVIGFSDDGNWTFPVGTVLVKQIEVTIDADGNTRPLNTAVLFKQEAGWEAANYKWNESYTDADLVAEFETINVTEWVDGALVSRERVIRTGNECASCHVGNGSKEPLAMFTRQLNGDMQYPNMLDNQLRTLNFIGMFDQNISGPASYPAYVDPADTSEDVNERAYTYMDTNCAHCHQSEGFMDLRYETPIGAKNIVGVATSGDLFRVDPFHPENSVVYVFQTTDGNRMPKGSKYTNPLALSLFDQWISAQNAIVTGLQLNVSSLTPELGATVSLSVSDLFDNGFTAPVTGSVIWNSSDPSILDVSGFSAASLQLTTLAQGEVTLMATVGGASDSITLVVGNGPAKPTHFSALALSTSAISLTWNDNADDESNYLLYRRLQPNDTWELLVELESDTISHVDSGLIADTAYYYQLVANNAEGSSPAVFSSVSTKSGSSGIYDALTIVPGAVTLLAGGTQQLVAVGETADSRDGITYDVTWSIADTNIATVDASGLVTGGSVAGTTTLTITTLEGDETSVDVVNQGEGFYVYFQQPGDWAEASMYTWYGPQGGETKGLGDWPGTSMEAAPEYGGLWKRQLIKEEFFGGSNNVNLIFNCGSAECQTDNLVLTRGSTNVWFADNAWLAQAPEVDGAPAGTQVQVQNGRISLPGSTVNLTSKLFVPGTVADIVAIDAGPGQRFSGWEGTGIALLLDPNSAATKLVIEDTVSLTLLAVFESIEDTHKAGREQYQAMCASCHGSEGGGYPNLINIASRMTLEDLADYIEVSMPKGNVGACVGDCATEVAAMVFEEAYKVPDELCDADSLNDMVPPDRGFRLLTAYEYNNSIRDLLGLTNDINVTDSVPQDIAVNGFKTDANAVFTNEHVSGYLDAAELAADMVTSLNDLAPGCSGETDCIINSFGKRAFRRPLTATEFAQLKSLHSAEGDKGLLTGIFSSPLMLYRSEVGEEITSGDRDGFFELTDYEVAGLLSYTFWATTPDATLMSAADAGQLSSSSQIQVQVERLLADDKAKLAFDRFIEGWLGTNREIDGQVSESLKESMREETHHFVREIVFSGGSYNELMTADYSYMNQELAAHYGLSWPGGNGWQKVTYTGDNSDRAGILGHAFTLAASANGEATHPVKRGLFVRRNLMCQDFPPPPVGAELKPVTDPSKTVRERFETHIQEPCAACHQYIDGIGFGLESYDNRGLFRTTETTADGTVKPVDASGYIGSLASAETFLTASDPIYNFSSMTELSGLIADSRHGKACFARQWYRATRGQREERDDSCTLQVFGDQFKQADSERSILELMVDMTQTQNYILRK from the coding sequence TTGAGCATCTCAGCTCAAGCAGCTGCTGAGCCGCGAACCGCTTTCGTGCATCTTTTCGAGTGGCAATGGAAGGATATTGCTATTGAATGTGAAGAGGAATTGGGACCGAAAGGATTTTCGGCGGTTCAAGTTTCTCCACCGAATGAGCATGTACAGGGCGATGCCTGGTGGACGCGTTATCAGCCTGTAAGCTACAAGATAGACAACAGTCGTAGTGGTACACGGGCTGAATTTATCGACATGATAAACCGTTGTAGTGCGGTTGGTGTCGAAATATACGTTGATGCGGTGGTTAACCATATGGCCGGCGGCGGTGGTACAGGCACCGCTGGCAGTAGCTTCAGCTCGCCTAATACTTATCCTGATTATGGTGCAGCGCAGATGCACCAAAACAATTGTGATATCACCCCTGAGGATTACGGTACCAACGCATGGCGGGTACGTAATTGCTCTATTCCTGGCCTGCCTGATTTAGCCACTGAACGGGAAGACGTTCGGAATACTATTGCTGGTTACATGAACGAGATGATCAGCTTGGGTGTGACCGGCTTTCGTATTGATGCCGCGAAGCATATGGAGCCCGCCGATGTTGAGGCGATCCAAGCGAAGCTGAGTGCGCCGGTTTATATCTTCCAGGAAGTGATTGATCTCGGCGGTGAGAAAATCAGCCGCGATGAATACACCGGCTTTGCTGATGTCACTGAGTTCCAGTATTCAGCGAAAATCGGCGATACCTTTAAGAATGGCCAACTCAGTTGGTTAGCCAATTTTGGTAGCCCTTGGGGCTTTATGGCCGACGATAAAGCCGTGGTCTTTACCGATAACCACGATAATCAGCGTGGCCATGGGGCGGGCGGTGCCAATGTACTGACTTTTAAAGATGGCGCGCTTTACGATCTCGCTAACGTCTACATGTTGGCCTGGCCTTACGGCTATCCAAAAGTGATGTCCAGTTACCAGTTCGGTGACATTAATGACAAGGTGCAAACCGACATGGGACCGCCGGGAGTTCCGGTACATGACGGCAACAACCTCAACTGTTTTGCGGATCAGTGGAAGTGTGAACACCGCTGGCGTCCGATCGCCAATATGGTGTCGTTCCGTAACTTTACTGCTGGCTCTGCTGTGAGTAACTGGTGGGACAATGGCGGAAATCAGATCGCTTTTGGCCGCAGCGGCAAAGGCTTTGTGGTAATTAACCGTGAAGCAGGCGTTATCAACCAGAGCTTTGCTACTGGCATGGCTGCTGGCACTTATTGTGATGTAGTGAATAGTGATTTCGATAAGGATACAGGGCAGTGTGACGGTACCGAGATCACTGTTGATGCGGCAGGGAATGCGAGTTTCACTGTGGCAGCCTTTACTGCGTCGGCGATCCATGTTGGCGCAAGCTCAACAGGTATTTGTACCGATTGTGGTGGCTTTAACTGGGACAATGCTTACCTTCGTGGCACCAGCAATGGCTGGGCTACAACGGCGCTGGCACAAAATAGTGAGACCGGACTGTGGGAAGTTAACGCCACTTTTGCTGCCGATAACCCACGTTTTAAGATCACCCGTTTTGCAGATTGGACAGAGGCGTATCCTGTTGAAGACTTCCTGATCACCGAAGGTGCTGGTGATTACTTAGTGACTTTCAATGATGCGACGCAGGCGATCTCTGCAACTAAGCAAACGGTCATTGTCGCTCCCGATCCTATCGATATCGCAGCGAATAGCATCTGTTATGACAATGAGGCTGGTTTTAATACGCCAACTGTCCATTACTGGGCGGCAGCTCCTGCGGGTTCTCTTGCCGCGAGTGATTGGCCGGGTGCAACCATGGTGGCGCTGGGTGACTACTACTGTCACGATTTCGCTGTCGAGCTCTCCAGCGTTAATGTGATCTTTAGTGATAGCGGTGCCAATCAAGGAGCAGAACTTAATTCTACCGGCCAGGGCTGCTATCAAAATGGTGCCTGGAGCACATTAGAGGCGTGTAACTTCAAAATTGTTGTGCCGAAAATTGCGCCTATCGCAGATGCCGGCGCGGATATCACTATTTACGCTGGCGATACGGCCAATTTTGATGGTTCAGCGTCTTATGATAGTGATGGCGACATTGTCTCTTGGGCGTGGAGTAACACTTTAACTGGCGAAACAACCAGCCGGATCTACGATACCGCAGGTACCTATGTGGTGACCTTGACGGTGACAGATAATGACGGGCTAACGGCGACCACACAGGTTACCGTGACCGTGATTACTGTGCCTATGAATGACAACTCAACTCTCTATTTTAAGAACAGTTTAGGCTTCAATACGCCAACGGCACATCTGTTCGATGCGGTACCTGTAGCATCGGTCGCTGATACGGCTTGGCCTGGTGTTACCTTGGCCAGTGAAGGTGGCGATTGGTACAGCCATGACTTTGGTACCCATGTCGAGTCTGTCGGTGTGGTGTTTAGTAATAGCGGCGCTAATCAAACATTGGACCAAACCTTCACCCATGAAGCGCCCTGTTATCAAGATGGTGCCTGGGTAACCATGGAGCAGTGTGAATTTGGTCAACCTAAGGATTACAACTATCCCGAAGGGCGTGCCATCTACTTTTATAACGCAGATGGCTGGGCAACTCCGACGGCATATACCTGGAATGAAACACCAGCTGGTTCAGTTGTCAGTGATGGTTGGCCAGGTAAAGCGTTAACCGAGTTTGGCGATAACTTGTATTTCTTGGATATCTCAGCCGCAGCGGTTAGCAGTAACGTCATCTTTAGTGACGCAGGCAACAATCAAACCACCGACCAAGTATTTACTGGCGCCAATAACTGCTACAAGCAGGGTGAGTGGATGACGGAAGAGGCGTGTGGTGTGCCCTCGCCATTGTCAGCAAACGGGGGCGGAGATCGCACTGTCAATGTCAATGGCACGGTGACACTTTCCGCTGATGGTTCCGTCGGTGACATTGCCAGCTACGCCTGGACGTCTTCTGCCTGGGGTACTTTGAATGGTGCGCAGGTGACGACCCCAGCTTTGACGAATGAAGGTGATCTCTCGGTCACCCTTACCGTCACGGCGACAGACGGTAGGACAGCGACTGATAGCTTTACTATTTCAGTTGTGGACAGTGGTTATGGTTTGGCTTCCCGTCCTTTGTTAGCGGCGCCGTTGAACTTCCCGACCTCAGGTCAGGTGTCAAACGGAAACTACGGTTTTGAAAATGCTTTTCCTAACCTAGAGGGCTTATTCGGTGCCGCCGTGTTGGTGCTGCATGACGGCTTCAACGATCTACTTTATGTCGTCGATAAGCCTGGCCGTGTTTATGCCTTTCCTAATAGGGAAGATGTGACACAGCTGGAGGTGAAAACCGTACTCGACATACGTGGTGTTGTGCGTGATAACCATGAGCAGGGTTTGCTTGGTTTAGCATTTGATCCCGACTTTGCTAACAACGGCTATTTCTATGTTTATTACAACTATGGTCTGAATGATGATTCTAGTGATGGTGGTGTTTATGGTGATGCGATTTTAGAGCGTTGGACCATGGACAATCCAGCTAATCCGACGGCGGCTATTGCTGGATCAAAAGCTGAAGTATTGCGTGTGCCGCAGTTCGGCCCTGACCATAAAGGTGGCATGCTGCAGTTCCATCCAACTGAAGGTTACTTATACCTGAGTATTGGTGATGGCGCGTATGGCCACAGTGCCACACAGTCATTCCCAGAAGATCCGCGTACTAATAACAGTCCACAGGAAACGGATAATCTGCGCGGCTCTATCATCCGTATCGAAGTATTGGATACCCCAGAGGCGGGTAAATACTACCGTGTACCTGGAGATAACCCATTTGTGGGTGATCCCAACGTGCTGGATGAGATCTGGAGCTATGGTCACCGTAATCCATGGCGCTGGGCGTTTGATACTGTTGCGCCATATACCCTATGGGAAACTGAAGTGGGTCAACAGGGTTATGAAGAGGTCAACATTATTCAGCCGGGTCAAAACTATGGCTGGCCGATCTGTGAAGGTGTGATTAACCGCGGTGCGCTTGGTGGCGACGGTACATCTAATCTCGACTGTAATAGTGATTTTGTGCCACCGGTTGGCGGTTTCTATCACACCGGCAGCTCTTCGATTATCGGTGGTTTTGTCTACCGTGGCAGTAACCTCCCAGGACTGAATGGTCGCTTTATCTTTGGTGACTACAACTCGAAGTTGATCTGGTCGATCGCTGAAGGTGAAGAGAAAGTTGTGTTGTCTGATGCCTTCCCTGAGAACATCGCCTCGTTTGGTACTGGCCTTGATGGTTCAGACCTATTCATTACCACTTACGGCGTTGAATTTGGTGATGGTAGCTCGCGCATCTATAAAGCGGTTGATCAAAATATTGAGCAAGCCGTGGTGCCAGCTAAGCTGTCCCAGACAGGTATCTTTAGTGACCTGGCGCAGCGTATCCCTGTCTCTGGCGTCGTCGCTTATGAACTGAACTCCGATGCTTGGTTCGATGGCTCGATTGTTCGTCACTATATGGCGATACCAAACGACCAGGTTATCGGCTTCTCCGATGATGGTAACTGGACATTCCCGGTGGGTACGGTTTTGGTTAAGCAGATTGAAGTGACCATTGATGCTGATGGCAACACTCGCCCATTGAATACCGCGGTGCTGTTTAAGCAAGAAGCCGGCTGGGAAGCGGCGAACTACAAGTGGAATGAATCCTATACTGATGCTGATCTGGTGGCTGAGTTTGAAACTATCAATGTGACAGAGTGGGTAGATGGCGCGTTGGTGAGTCGCGAGCGTGTGATCCGTACGGGTAACGAATGTGCCAGCTGTCATGTGGGTAACGGAAGCAAAGAGCCGTTGGCGATGTTTACCCGCCAGCTAAATGGCGATATGCAGTATCCAAACATGCTCGATAACCAGTTACGTACACTTAATTTCATCGGTATGTTTGATCAGAATATCTCTGGGCCTGCGTCGTATCCTGCTTATGTCGATCCTGCTGATACCAGTGAAGATGTAAACGAACGCGCTTACACCTACATGGATACAAACTGTGCCCATTGCCACCAAAGCGAAGGCTTTATGGACTTGCGATATGAGACGCCGATCGGTGCCAAAAATATCGTTGGTGTGGCCACCAGTGGTGATCTATTCCGGGTTGATCCATTCCACCCGGAAAACAGTGTGGTGTATGTATTCCAGACCACGGATGGCAACCGTATGCCGAAAGGCTCGAAATATACCAATCCGCTGGCATTGAGCCTTTTTGATCAATGGATATCAGCACAGAATGCGATTGTGACCGGCTTGCAGCTCAATGTCTCTTCATTGACGCCAGAGCTCGGGGCGACGGTCAGTCTGTCGGTATCCGACCTGTTCGACAATGGCTTTACCGCACCGGTAACGGGCTCAGTTATTTGGAACTCCAGTGATCCATCGATTCTTGATGTGAGTGGATTTTCTGCTGCTAGCTTGCAATTGACTACCTTAGCTCAAGGTGAAGTGACCTTGATGGCGACTGTCGGTGGCGCTTCGGACAGCATCACCTTGGTAGTCGGTAACGGCCCAGCGAAACCGACTCACTTCTCTGCACTGGCGCTTTCCACGTCGGCAATCAGCCTGACCTGGAATGATAATGCCGATGATGAAAGCAACTATCTGCTCTATCGTCGTCTGCAGCCAAACGATACTTGGGAGCTACTCGTTGAGCTGGAAAGCGATACCATTAGCCATGTTGATTCAGGCTTGATAGCTGACACCGCTTACTATTATCAACTTGTGGCGAATAATGCCGAAGGCAGCTCGCCAGCGGTATTTAGTAGCGTATCAACCAAGTCCGGTAGCAGTGGTATATACGACGCGTTAACCATAGTACCGGGTGCTGTTACGTTGCTCGCCGGTGGTACGCAGCAGCTGGTTGCTGTTGGCGAAACAGCGGATAGCCGTGACGGTATCACCTATGACGTCACCTGGAGCATTGCTGATACTAACATTGCCACTGTGGATGCATCTGGTTTAGTGACTGGCGGCAGTGTTGCCGGTACTACGACCTTGACCATCACCACCCTTGAGGGCGATGAAACGTCGGTTGATGTGGTAAATCAGGGCGAAGGCTTTTATGTCTACTTCCAACAGCCAGGGGATTGGGCTGAAGCCAGCATGTATACCTGGTACGGCCCGCAAGGTGGCGAAACCAAAGGCTTGGGCGATTGGCCTGGCACCAGTATGGAAGCGGCGCCAGAGTACGGCGGCTTGTGGAAGCGTCAGCTGATTAAAGAGGAGTTCTTCGGCGGCAGCAATAACGTCAACCTGATCTTCAACTGTGGCAGTGCAGAGTGTCAGACTGACAACTTGGTGCTGACCCGCGGTTCAACCAACGTGTGGTTTGCCGACAATGCTTGGTTAGCACAAGCACCTGAAGTTGATGGCGCACCTGCCGGTACACAAGTGCAGGTGCAAAATGGCCGTATCAGTCTGCCGGGTAGCACGGTCAATCTGACCAGTAAGCTGTTCGTTCCTGGCACCGTGGCTGATATTGTGGCAATCGACGCAGGCCCAGGGCAGCGTTTCTCTGGCTGGGAAGGTACTGGCATTGCATTGCTGCTCGATCCAAACAGTGCGGCAACCAAGTTAGTTATCGAAGATACGGTCTCTCTTACGTTGTTGGCTGTATTTGAGAGCATCGAAGACACTCACAAAGCAGGTCGGGAGCAATATCAAGCGATGTGCGCAAGTTGCCACGGCTCTGAAGGTGGTGGTTATCCAAATCTAATCAATATCGCTAGCCGTATGACGCTGGAAGACCTGGCTGATTATATCGAAGTGAGCATGCCGAAAGGGAATGTTGGTGCCTGTGTCGGCGACTGTGCAACAGAAGTGGCCGCCATGGTGTTTGAAGAAGCATATAAGGTGCCTGATGAACTTTGTGATGCCGATAGTCTGAATGACATGGTGCCACCTGATCGCGGATTCCGTCTGCTCACCGCTTATGAGTACAACAACTCAATTCGTGACCTGTTAGGTTTGACTAACGACATCAATGTGACGGACTCAGTGCCGCAAGATATTGCCGTCAATGGTTTCAAAACTGACGCCAATGCTGTGTTTACTAACGAGCATGTATCGGGCTACCTAGATGCCGCCGAACTGGCTGCTGATATGGTGACTAGCTTGAATGACTTGGCACCAGGATGTAGTGGTGAAACTGACTGTATTATCAATAGTTTCGGTAAACGCGCTTTCCGTCGTCCTTTGACTGCCACTGAGTTTGCGCAATTGAAATCTCTGCACTCAGCGGAGGGCGATAAAGGACTGTTGACAGGTATCTTCTCGTCACCACTGATGCTGTATCGCTCTGAGGTGGGTGAAGAGATTACTTCGGGTGACCGCGACGGTTTCTTTGAGTTGACTGATTATGAAGTTGCCGGATTACTGAGTTATACCTTCTGGGCAACGACACCTGACGCAACATTGATGAGTGCTGCCGATGCCGGTCAGCTAAGCAGTTCAAGTCAGATCCAGGTTCAGGTGGAGCGTTTACTGGCTGATGATAAAGCGAAGTTGGCTTTTGATCGCTTTATTGAAGGCTGGTTAGGCACCAACCGTGAGATCGACGGTCAGGTGAGTGAATCTCTGAAGGAGTCGATGCGTGAAGAGACTCATCACTTTGTTCGTGAAATTGTATTTAGCGGCGGCTCTTATAACGAGCTGATGACGGCTGATTACAGTTATATGAACCAAGAACTGGCCGCGCATTATGGCCTCTCTTGGCCTGGCGGCAATGGTTGGCAGAAAGTGACCTATACCGGTGATAACTCAGATAGGGCAGGTATCTTGGGGCATGCCTTTACGCTGGCCGCATCTGCTAACGGTGAGGCGACTCACCCGGTCAAACGTGGTCTGTTTGTTCGTCGCAACTTAATGTGTCAGGACTTCCCGCCACCACCTGTGGGCGCAGAGCTTAAACCTGTAACGGATCCATCGAAGACGGTACGCGAACGCTTCGAGACCCACATTCAGGAGCCTTGTGCAGCGTGTCACCAGTACATAGATGGCATCGGTTTTGGTTTGGAAAGCTATGATAATCGTGGCTTGTTCAGAACGACCGAAACGACAGCCGATGGTACGGTTAAGCCTGTCGATGCGAGTGGCTACATTGGTAGTTTGGCATCCGCCGAAACTTTCCTGACCGCATCAGACCCTATCTACAACTTCAGCAGTATGACTGAGCTATCAGGCCTGATTGCTGATAGTCGACATGGTAAAGCGTGTTTTGCGCGGCAGTGGTATAGAGCAACACGGGGGCAGCGCGAAGAACGAGATGATAGCTGTACCTTGCAGGTGTTTGGCGACCAGTTCAAGCAGGCTGACAGTGAACGCTCTATTCTCGAGTTGATGGTTGATATGACCCAAACTCAAAACTACATACTGCGTAAGTAA
- a CDS encoding 3-dehydroquinate synthase translates to MSQIHSTKNKQVAPLSFAAVTETVHTRIQVSFNYPVSFTRDALNLRNMTLANLFPRTLPSSPQIMPVIDSEVLHHHADLPHKLQAYAERHGFNLLSHEVVRGGEICKQEPEAMLEALYRRIADEQVDRHSYLLVIGGGAVLDAVGYAAATAHRGIRLIRMPTTTLAQNDAGIGVKNAINHQQRKNYLGTFAPPFAVINDFDFLDTQSERDKRAGIAEAVKVALLKDSDFFNYLLAHRKSLTDFHHEAALTMIKRCASLHLAHIAGSGDPFEMGSARPLDFGHWSAHKLEALSGHRLRHGEAVAIGIALDSLYAWQTGRLSKQQCADILICLEGAGFQLCCDELEAMNMQDALNEFREHLGGNLCITLLSGIGAASEVSDIDAQLMQRCAQWLIQGHLPHIKLKLDATYGQ, encoded by the coding sequence ATGTCCCAAATCCATAGCACCAAAAACAAACAAGTCGCTCCATTGAGTTTCGCTGCAGTGACTGAAACTGTGCACACCCGCATTCAAGTAAGCTTCAATTATCCGGTCAGTTTTACCCGCGATGCACTGAATTTGCGCAATATGACGCTGGCAAACCTTTTTCCGCGCACCCTGCCCTCCTCACCCCAAATAATGCCTGTCATCGATAGTGAAGTACTGCATCATCATGCCGATTTGCCTCACAAACTGCAGGCATATGCAGAACGCCATGGCTTTAACCTGCTTTCCCATGAAGTGGTCAGAGGCGGTGAAATTTGTAAACAAGAGCCGGAGGCGATGTTGGAGGCGCTTTATCGCCGCATCGCCGACGAGCAGGTTGATCGCCACAGTTATCTGCTGGTGATTGGTGGTGGGGCTGTACTTGATGCCGTAGGTTATGCCGCAGCAACCGCACACCGAGGCATTCGCTTAATCCGCATGCCGACAACTACCTTGGCACAAAATGATGCTGGCATTGGGGTCAAAAATGCAATTAACCACCAACAACGCAAAAACTACCTCGGCACATTTGCGCCTCCGTTTGCGGTGATCAATGACTTCGATTTTCTCGATACCCAATCAGAACGGGACAAGCGTGCCGGGATTGCCGAAGCAGTTAAGGTCGCACTCCTCAAGGACAGCGATTTTTTTAACTACCTTTTGGCCCATCGAAAATCTTTAACAGACTTCCATCATGAAGCTGCACTTACCATGATTAAGCGTTGTGCATCATTACATCTAGCGCATATTGCCGGTAGTGGTGATCCATTTGAGATGGGGTCAGCGCGGCCGCTGGACTTTGGCCATTGGTCGGCTCACAAGCTGGAGGCACTGTCTGGACACCGACTACGCCATGGTGAAGCGGTGGCCATCGGTATTGCACTGGATTCCCTCTACGCCTGGCAAACTGGGCGCCTATCAAAACAGCAATGCGCCGATATCCTTATCTGTTTAGAGGGTGCCGGATTTCAGCTCTGCTGCGATGAACTGGAAGCGATGAATATGCAGGATGCACTGAACGAGTTCAGAGAGCACCTCGGAGGCAACCTATGTATTACCCTACTTTCCGGGATCGGTGCAGCCAGTGAAGTATCAGATATTGATGCCCAACTAATGCAACGCTGTGCCCAATGGTTAATACAAGGACACTTGCCCCATATAAAGCTCAAACTGGATGCCACATATGGCCAATAG
- a CDS encoding UbiA family prenyltransferase produces the protein MANRTLTKAILQLIRLPNGFSAIGNIVAAFFIATQGHGDIAELLTLIAISLCFFHGGMVLNDCFDLNEDRRERPERPLPSGQLSVKWAFVGGASLLLTGLALSLSLGMQSFYIALALAINVVAYDAIRHQGFVAAGLMGSCRYLNWLLGLSIIELNALWALLPLPVFAYIFGLTLLSQQETCATNPKRLLTVAAVMTVVMLLLVTLWFGQTPHGYLFLAMTLSGWIILMLRLKQLYNDFTPGAVKGMVIMLLMGIIPFDALLLLAAGLPLAALALLLLMVPGKLIAKQLYMT, from the coding sequence ATGGCCAATAGAACGCTCACTAAGGCAATACTGCAACTGATCCGCCTGCCTAACGGTTTCAGCGCCATTGGCAACATTGTGGCGGCTTTTTTTATTGCCACACAAGGTCATGGTGATATTGCCGAACTACTCACCTTAATCGCCATCAGCCTCTGTTTCTTCCATGGCGGCATGGTGCTCAACGACTGCTTTGATCTCAACGAAGATCGACGAGAGCGACCTGAGCGCCCCCTGCCATCTGGTCAGCTCTCGGTTAAGTGGGCGTTTGTTGGCGGCGCGAGTTTGTTGTTAACTGGCTTGGCATTGAGCCTCTCTTTGGGTATGCAGAGCTTTTATATCGCGCTAGCATTGGCGATCAACGTAGTCGCCTATGACGCTATTCGTCATCAAGGATTCGTTGCCGCGGGCTTGATGGGAAGTTGCCGTTACCTGAACTGGTTACTGGGACTATCGATCATTGAACTTAATGCGCTCTGGGCGCTGCTACCTCTGCCCGTATTTGCCTATATCTTTGGCTTGACCCTACTGAGCCAGCAAGAAACCTGCGCCACTAACCCTAAACGTCTGCTTACCGTTGCAGCAGTGATGACGGTAGTGATGCTACTACTGGTGACGTTATGGTTTGGCCAAACGCCTCACGGTTACCTGTTTCTGGCGATGACGCTCTCCGGCTGGATCATACTGATGCTGCGCTTGAAGCAGCTCTATAATGATTTTACCCCTGGTGCAGTAAAAGGCATGGTCATCATGTTGTTGATGGGGATTATCCCATTCGATGCACTACTTTTGTTAGCTGCAGGACTGCCCCTCGCCGCATTGGCACTCCTGTTACTGATGGTGCCGGGAAAGCTGATCGCCAAACAACTTTATATGACGTGA